Proteins encoded by one window of Chryseobacterium aquaeductus:
- a CDS encoding leucine--tRNA ligase, with translation MFYDHQQIEKKWQKYWEDNKTYKTSDKTDKPKFYVLDMFPYPSGAGLHVGHPLGYIASDIYARYKRHQGFNVLHPVGYDSFGLPAEQYAIQTGQHPAITTEQNITRYEEQLRKIGFSFDWSREVRTSDASYYKWTQWIFIELFHSWYNKDTDKAESILTLIKHFEEKGTADLNANQNEELNFTAEEWKAASKIDQEDILLNYRLSYRAETTVNWCPALGTVLANDEVKDGKSERGGFPVFQKKMMQWSMRISAYSERLLQGLKTLDWPQPLKDSQEYWIGKSQGAQVKFLVDSCQLSVDGEGNSDNQQPTADNYIEVFTTRPDTIFGATFMVLAPENPLVETITTAEQKVEVDTYIEETSKKTERDRMADVKNVSGAFTGSYAINPFSNDKMPIYISDYVLMGYGTGAVMAVPAHDERDHRFAKKFNLEIKKVVETDEDIQEKSFDSKDSVCVNSDFLNGLHYNDAKTLIIDAIEKKGIGHGTTNYRQRDAIFSRQRYWGEPVPIYYKDGMPYTLPTSALPLELPEVEKYLPTEDGDPPLGNSKTFAWDEANQKVVATDLIDDQTVFPLELSTMPGWAGSSWYFLRYMDPNNDEVFANKELTDYWGQVDLYIGGSEHATGHLLYSRFWNMFLKDRGYINQDEPFQKLINQGMILGMSAFVYRANFGVGGYNNFNSSKFSKLIIPKALYDYIQKEKIERKALEIIISFHKDSNYDFISRYYGDDEGEKNTKGSKFEDDLLYEFKTSLFKLINNDERITSFSLSSKDITPIHVDVSLLKGTSDELDTEAFKSWRPDYADAEFILEDGKYITGREVEKMSKSKYNVVNPDDICEEYGADGLRLYEMFLGPLEQSKPWNTQGLSGVYGFLKKFWNLYFNGDHFEVSEEEPTKEEYKILHTLLKKVVYDIENFSFNTSVSSFMIAVNELQKIKCNKRNILEPLAVIISPYAPHICEEVWNLLGHKDSIEFEKFPLLNEQYLIEDEINYPISVNGKMKFKISLSAQLSAAEVEVLVLQNDKLKEILEGKTPKKIIVVHKKIVNIVI, from the coding sequence ATGTTTTACGATCATCAGCAGATAGAAAAAAAGTGGCAGAAATATTGGGAAGACAATAAAACCTACAAAACTTCCGATAAAACAGACAAACCAAAATTTTATGTTCTCGATATGTTTCCGTATCCTTCCGGAGCAGGACTTCACGTAGGTCATCCTCTTGGGTATATTGCGTCAGATATTTATGCCAGATATAAGAGACATCAAGGTTTCAACGTTCTTCATCCTGTTGGTTACGATAGTTTCGGACTTCCTGCTGAGCAGTATGCGATTCAGACAGGGCAACATCCTGCTATTACCACTGAGCAAAACATTACGAGATACGAAGAGCAATTAAGAAAAATCGGGTTTTCATTTGACTGGAGTAGAGAAGTAAGAACTTCAGACGCTTCTTATTATAAATGGACACAATGGATTTTTATTGAATTATTCCATTCTTGGTATAATAAAGATACAGACAAAGCGGAATCGATCTTAACTTTGATTAAACATTTTGAAGAAAAAGGGACAGCAGATTTAAATGCTAATCAAAATGAGGAATTAAATTTCACTGCAGAAGAATGGAAAGCTGCTTCTAAAATTGATCAAGAAGATATCTTATTAAATTACCGTTTGTCTTACAGGGCAGAAACGACTGTCAACTGGTGTCCTGCGTTAGGAACTGTATTAGCAAACGATGAGGTGAAAGACGGAAAATCCGAAAGAGGAGGTTTCCCGGTTTTCCAAAAGAAAATGATGCAGTGGAGCATGAGAATTTCTGCTTACTCAGAAAGATTATTACAAGGTTTAAAAACATTAGACTGGCCACAACCTTTGAAAGATTCACAAGAATATTGGATCGGGAAATCTCAAGGCGCACAAGTGAAGTTTTTGGTTGATAGTTGTCAGTTGTCAGTTGATGGAGAAGGAAATTCCGACAACCAACAACCAACAGCCGACAACTACATAGAAGTTTTCACAACAAGACCTGACACCATTTTCGGTGCTACATTTATGGTGTTGGCTCCTGAAAATCCTTTGGTGGAAACAATTACTACCGCAGAACAAAAAGTTGAGGTTGACACATATATTGAAGAAACTTCAAAGAAAACCGAGCGTGATAGAATGGCAGATGTGAAAAATGTTTCCGGTGCTTTCACGGGAAGTTATGCGATCAATCCTTTCAGCAATGACAAGATGCCGATTTATATTTCAGATTACGTCTTAATGGGTTACGGAACGGGAGCTGTAATGGCTGTTCCTGCACATGACGAGCGTGATCATAGGTTTGCAAAGAAATTTAATTTAGAAATAAAAAAAGTTGTAGAAACTGACGAAGATATTCAGGAAAAATCTTTTGATTCTAAAGATTCGGTTTGTGTAAACTCAGATTTCTTAAATGGCTTACATTATAATGATGCAAAAACTTTAATTATAGATGCCATTGAGAAAAAAGGAATTGGTCACGGAACTACAAATTACAGACAGCGTGACGCGATTTTCTCAAGACAGAGATATTGGGGTGAGCCTGTTCCTATTTATTATAAGGATGGAATGCCTTACACTTTGCCAACTTCTGCTTTGCCGTTAGAACTTCCCGAAGTTGAAAAATATTTACCGACAGAAGACGGAGATCCGCCATTAGGTAATTCAAAAACTTTTGCCTGGGATGAAGCGAATCAGAAAGTGGTTGCGACAGATTTGATTGATGATCAGACTGTTTTCCCGTTAGAATTATCTACAATGCCTGGTTGGGCAGGAAGCTCATGGTATTTCTTACGATATATGGATCCTAATAATGATGAGGTTTTTGCGAATAAAGAATTAACTGATTATTGGGGACAAGTAGATTTGTATATTGGTGGAAGCGAGCACGCAACTGGTCATTTATTATATTCCCGTTTCTGGAATATGTTCTTAAAAGATAGAGGATATATTAATCAAGATGAGCCTTTCCAAAAGTTGATTAATCAGGGAATGATTTTGGGGATGAGTGCGTTTGTTTATAGAGCAAATTTTGGAGTTGGAGGATACAATAATTTTAATTCAAGTAAATTTTCAAAGTTAATTATTCCTAAAGCTTTATATGATTATATTCAAAAAGAGAAAATTGAGAGAAAGGCATTGGAAATTATAATTTCTTTTCATAAAGATTCTAATTATGATTTTATTTCTAGATATTATGGAGATGATGAAGGTGAGAAAAATACTAAGGGGTCGAAGTTTGAAGATGATTTATTATATGAGTTTAAAACTAGTTTGTTTAAATTAATTAACAATGATGAGAGAATTACAAGTTTTTCTCTTAGTTCGAAAGATATTACTCCGATTCATGTTGATGTATCATTGTTAAAAGGAACTTCTGATGAACTTGATACTGAAGCTTTCAAATCTTGGAGACCCGATTATGCAGACGCTGAATTTATTTTAGAAGACGGAAAATACATCACAGGTCGTGAAGTAGAAAAAATGTCCAAATCAAAATACAACGTGGTAAATCCTGATGATATCTGTGAAGAATACGGAGCAGACGGTTTAAGATTGTATGAAATGTTCTTAGGTCCATTAGAACAATCCAAGCCTTGGAACACGCAAGGTCTAAGCGGAGTGTACGGTTTCCTTAAAAAATTCTGGAATTTATATTTCAATGGAGATCACTTTGAAGTATCTGAAGAAGAGCCGACAAAAGAAGAATATAAAATTCTCCATACCTTACTAAAGAAGGTAGTTTATGATATTGAAAATTTTTCTTTCAATACCTCTGTTTCTTCGTTTATGATTGCTGTCAACGAGTTACAGAAAATAAAGTGCAATAAACGCAATATTTTAGAACCTTTAGCCGTTATTATTTCCCCTTACGCTCCTCACATCTGTGAAGAGGTATGGAATTTGCTTGGTCATAAAGACTCGATAGAATTTGAAAAGTTCCCATTACTGAACGAGCAATATTTGATTGAGGACGAAATTAACTATCCGATAAGTGTAAATGGTAAAATGAAATTTAAAATTTCTCTCTCAGCTCAACTTTCTGCTGCTGAAGTAGAAGTTTTAGTGCTTCAAAATGACAAATTGAAAGAAATTTTGGAAGGTAAAACGCCTAAAAAGATTATTGTAGTACACAAAAAGATAGTAAATATTGTAATTTAA
- a CDS encoding MotA/TolQ/ExbB proton channel family protein, giving the protein MEMNVSKNDEQVVARKAGGLNPAVIIPILLVLGICIWLFVLGSPSNFKADPRLGGGSVAFSDVEGKDLHPEGFMGMIYMGGVIVPLLVTFMITVIVFSFERYFVLNKASGAGNVDNFVVKVRSLLNQNKVDEALEECDRQQGSVGNVVKEGLTTYKALAHDTTLNKEQKMIALNKAIEEATTLEMPMLEKNMMILSTLGTVATLVALLGTVIGMIRAFFALGASGGTPDAAALSIGISEALINTALGIGTSAVAIILYNFFTSKIDGLTYKIDEIAMSIQQSFAEFH; this is encoded by the coding sequence ATGGAAATGAATGTTTCAAAAAATGATGAGCAAGTAGTTGCTAGAAAGGCAGGAGGTTTAAATCCGGCTGTAATTATTCCTATCCTATTGGTATTGGGGATTTGTATTTGGTTATTCGTATTGGGTAGCCCGAGTAATTTTAAAGCTGATCCTAGATTAGGAGGAGGTTCTGTAGCTTTTTCTGATGTTGAAGGTAAAGATCTTCATCCGGAAGGGTTCATGGGAATGATTTACATGGGAGGTGTTATTGTACCATTGCTTGTTACATTCATGATTACTGTAATTGTTTTCTCATTTGAAAGATATTTTGTTTTAAACAAAGCTTCAGGTGCAGGAAACGTTGATAACTTTGTAGTAAAGGTTAGAAGTTTGTTAAACCAAAATAAAGTTGACGAGGCTTTAGAAGAGTGCGACAGACAGCAAGGTTCTGTAGGAAATGTGGTAAAAGAAGGTTTGACGACTTACAAAGCGTTGGCTCATGATACTACATTAAACAAAGAACAAAAAATGATTGCTCTAAACAAAGCTATCGAAGAAGCAACAACTCTAGAGATGCCAATGCTTGAGAAGAACATGATGATTCTTTCTACATTAGGTACTGTAGCAACGTTGGTAGCACTATTGGGTACTGTAATTGGTATGATTAGAGCATTCTTCGCGTTGGGAGCTAGTGGTGGTACACCTGATGCTGCAGCGTTATCAATTGGTATTTCTGAAGCTTTGATTAATACTGCATTAGGTATTGGTACTTCAGCGGTGGCGATTATCCTTTACAACTTCTTTACTTCAAAAATTGACGGATTAACTTATAAGATCGACGAGATCGCAATGAGCATCCAGCAGTCTTTTGCAGAATTTCACTAA
- a CDS encoding ExbD/TolR family protein, translated as MARIKPKRHGVVTDMTAMCDVTFLLLTFFIMTTQFKKPDVEQIKPPSSISEKLLPDASLMTINATPDGKFYFQPVENATERLELLDKMSEKYGVTFDDNQKAAFQRVQTIGVPMSQLRSYLSLSEDEQKNFKSPKGIPMDSTDKQLVDWVEQSLSVNPAYKLAIKGDVTTEYPKVKSLFEGLRDIDFLKFWLITSQEGKKPNE; from the coding sequence ATGGCGAGAATAAAACCAAAAAGACATGGGGTAGTTACGGATATGACCGCAATGTGCGACGTTACGTTCCTACTACTTACGTTCTTTATTATGACCACGCAGTTTAAAAAACCTGATGTGGAGCAAATCAAACCGCCATCTTCAATCTCAGAAAAATTACTTCCTGATGCTAGTTTAATGACTATTAATGCTACACCAGACGGAAAATTTTATTTCCAGCCGGTAGAGAATGCAACAGAAAGATTAGAGCTTTTGGATAAAATGAGTGAAAAGTACGGAGTTACTTTTGATGACAACCAAAAAGCTGCATTTCAGAGAGTTCAGACAATCGGGGTTCCTATGAGCCAGCTTAGAAGCTATCTTTCGTTGTCTGAAGATGAGCAGAAGAATTTTAAAAGTCCAAAAGGAATTCCTATGGACAGTACAGATAAACAGTTAGTAGACTGGGTAGAACAGAGTTTAAGCGTTAATCCTGCTTATAAATTAGCAATCAAGGGTGATGTTACAACAGAATATCCGAAAGTTAAAAGTTTATTTGAGGGTTTAAGAGATATAGATTTTCTTAAATTTTGGTTGATAACGTCACAAGAAGGTAAAAAACCTAACGAATAA
- a CDS encoding ExbD/TolR family protein, whose product MAEVQVQEKGGKGGKVRSKKNNPRVDMTPMVDLNFLLLMFFMFTSTFSKPNVMDLGLPGKPKPNDPVPPQTEIKLSNSISLLLGKDNRIFWHQQDNTSLTDQNLTETSFDREGIRRIIEQAKAGAVDKDKFTVIIKPTDDAVYKNFVDILDEMAITKSERYGVTDLKPWEKAIYDKKVGN is encoded by the coding sequence ATGGCAGAAGTACAGGTACAAGAAAAAGGCGGCAAAGGCGGCAAGGTACGATCCAAAAAGAATAACCCAAGAGTTGATATGACTCCGATGGTGGATTTGAATTTCTTACTATTGATGTTCTTTATGTTTACATCAACGTTTAGTAAACCAAATGTGATGGATCTAGGTCTACCGGGTAAACCAAAACCAAATGACCCGGTTCCTCCACAGACAGAAATTAAACTTTCTAATTCAATTTCTTTATTATTAGGAAAGGACAACAGAATTTTTTGGCATCAGCAAGATAATACGTCTTTAACTGACCAAAATTTGACTGAGACTTCTTTTGATAGAGAAGGTATTAGAAGAATTATTGAGCAAGCTAAGGCAGGTGCGGTTGATAAAGACAAATTTACAGTCATTATCAAACCAACTGACGACGCAGTATATAAAAACTTTGTAGACATTCTTGATGAGATGGCGATTACTAAAAGTGAAAGATATGGTGTTACCGATCTTAAGCCTTGGGAGAAAGCGATTTATGACAAGAAAGTTGGCAACTAG
- a CDS encoding energy transducer TonB: MADENVYGQNLTLNEIVFENRNKNYGAYDIRTQYPRLLTKSFIIGTSIFLLIALSPLIYLTIKNLAAEDQVEVNADLVEIIQEDKIIEQPKEEEPPPPPPPKEEEKIEIIQNVVPEPVKAPKIETPPPPISKQLETTTGVTAQEGVKAPAYTPPPPPPSTGTKASTAEVKPQVSDTQVYSEVEQTAEFPGGINAFRNKVSGNFDGSAMNGDEGTVKTEITFVVERDGSITDIKANGKNSDFNSEAIRTIKSIKNKWTPAKINGQSVRYRFRLPLTMNFEG; this comes from the coding sequence ATGGCAGATGAAAATGTTTACGGTCAAAATCTTACGCTAAACGAGATCGTATTTGAAAATAGAAATAAAAATTATGGGGCTTATGATATTAGAACTCAGTATCCTAGATTACTGACGAAATCTTTCATCATCGGTACTTCTATATTTTTATTGATTGCTTTATCTCCTCTTATTTATTTAACCATCAAAAATCTTGCTGCTGAAGACCAAGTAGAAGTGAATGCAGATTTGGTTGAAATTATACAGGAAGATAAAATCATAGAGCAGCCGAAGGAAGAAGAACCACCACCACCTCCTCCACCAAAAGAGGAAGAGAAAATTGAAATTATTCAGAATGTGGTTCCTGAGCCTGTGAAAGCTCCAAAAATTGAAACTCCACCACCGCCAATTTCTAAGCAATTAGAAACTACTACAGGTGTTACGGCCCAAGAAGGTGTGAAAGCTCCGGCTTACACTCCACCGCCGCCACCGCCATCTACAGGTACTAAAGCTTCAACAGCTGAAGTAAAACCTCAGGTGAGTGATACGCAAGTATATAGCGAGGTAGAGCAAACAGCAGAGTTTCCTGGAGGTATCAATGCATTTAGAAATAAAGTGTCTGGTAACTTCGACGGTTCAGCAATGAACGGTGATGAAGGTACTGTAAAAACTGAAATCACTTTCGTAGTTGAAAGAGATGGGTCTATTACAGATATCAAAGCTAATGGTAAAAATTCAGACTTTAATTCTGAAGCTATTAGAACGATTAAGTCTATTAAAAATAAATGGACTCCTGCAAAAATCAATGGTCAATCTGTTCGTTACAGATTTAGATTGCCGTTAACGATGAATTTTGAAGGATAG
- a CDS encoding PstS family phosphate ABC transporter substrate-binding protein: protein MKNNLRILFIVFLGTTIFGCSEKKEKSLSYNNGEMTILTDESFKSVTEALAEGYMISYPESKIKVVTKKEDLGFLDLLSNKAKIAVMSKDLSPQEKEAYEKQVDLKFTPARFAADAVVFVVPKNSTKTSITMEEITQGMQSDEKNFIFDGANSSNLNFVAQKLKKLPKDLKYSIIPGSKNVIEELDKYPNKIGVVGLNTISRPYDKNADKLRELIKILPVVHNGKSYNADFEGMREMKYPFTRVLYFLTNEGSFNIASGFIRYSCTHLGQKIVQKEGLQPYNIYPREVQMR from the coding sequence ATGAAGAATAATTTAAGAATTCTATTTATTGTTTTTTTAGGGACAACCATTTTTGGTTGCTCGGAAAAGAAGGAAAAATCTCTCTCCTACAACAACGGTGAAATGACTATTCTTACCGACGAATCTTTTAAAAGCGTTACAGAAGCTTTAGCAGAAGGTTACATGATCAGTTATCCTGAAAGCAAGATCAAGGTTGTCACAAAAAAGGAAGATCTTGGATTTTTAGACCTTTTGAGCAATAAAGCAAAAATTGCCGTGATGTCTAAAGACTTGTCTCCACAGGAGAAAGAAGCTTACGAAAAGCAGGTAGATTTAAAATTTACACCTGCAAGATTTGCGGCAGACGCAGTGGTTTTTGTTGTCCCAAAAAATTCAACGAAGACAAGCATTACAATGGAAGAGATTACACAAGGAATGCAGTCTGATGAAAAGAATTTTATCTTTGATGGTGCAAACTCCAGTAATTTGAATTTTGTAGCACAAAAACTAAAAAAACTTCCTAAAGATTTGAAATATTCCATTATTCCCGGAAGTAAGAATGTGATTGAAGAGCTTGATAAGTATCCAAATAAAATTGGAGTGGTAGGATTAAATACCATTAGCAGACCTTATGACAAAAATGCAGATAAATTAAGAGAATTAATAAAAATATTACCAGTTGTTCACAATGGGAAATCATATAACGCAGATTTTGAAGGAATGCGTGAAATGAAATATCCTTTTACGAGAGTGTTGTATTTCCTTACTAATGAAGGCAGTTTTAATATCGCCAGTGGTTTTATAAGGTACTCTTGTACCCATCTAGGACAGAAAATAGTACAGAAAGAGGGGCTGCAGCCTTATAATATTTATCCGAGAGAAGTGCAGATGCGTTAA
- a CDS encoding tetratricopeptide repeat protein, producing the protein MKDIMIMNVKKIAFGAAVVFFSNFTSAQTLQDGIISIDSDKFAQAKNNFTQMIAKDPSAENHFYLGNTYLRQAEPDFAKATESFNKGLAADRKSYLNQLGLATVKLGKGDKSAIAEIQKVVTDSREKDAEVLYRAAEALTLFEKNNSPDLAIQFLNKAIERAKKDVPANYYYTLGDAYRLKKIPGDAMTAYDKALPLAKNKASVYTRIGTLWMAAQQWQQAKTSIEKAIATDATYAPAYKALAAYNIKYQENAKATQDLINYTKYADEDPYTQLEIAKLYFTNEDYANSKAILDKIFDKVDDPIKFKLRSYVNYADGQYAEAKQNMDTFVSKAEKSRVQPADQGLQGLIAAGLAKTETDAAKKAALTAESQQKIAIAKAAKDETLKWDMELAKISGGGAASQSSVDAGPTNPQIEALKKQVAANAQDSDALYKLATAYQDAKNWNGAIMTWQKMSAILPDWAPAYYSLGYAYQQATNNDAAKISYEKYIATVKPEEVEANKQTLAYAYFAVAYLSKDSDVAKAKDYAAKSVQLDPTYQDAVKLNAEINK; encoded by the coding sequence ATGAAAGATATAATGATTATGAATGTAAAGAAAATTGCTTTTGGAGCAGCAGTTGTATTTTTTAGTAATTTTACCAGTGCACAAACGCTGCAAGATGGTATAATCAGTATTGATAGTGATAAATTTGCTCAGGCAAAAAATAATTTCACTCAAATGATCGCTAAAGATCCAAGTGCAGAAAACCATTTTTATTTAGGAAATACATATTTAAGGCAAGCGGAGCCGGATTTTGCAAAGGCTACAGAAAGCTTTAACAAGGGTCTAGCTGCAGACCGCAAAAGTTATTTAAATCAATTAGGTTTAGCAACGGTTAAACTTGGAAAAGGTGATAAAAGTGCTATCGCTGAAATTCAGAAAGTAGTTACAGATTCGAGAGAAAAAGATGCTGAAGTTCTTTACAGAGCGGCAGAAGCTTTGACTTTATTTGAAAAAAATAACTCGCCGGATCTTGCTATCCAGTTCTTGAATAAGGCAATTGAAAGAGCTAAAAAAGATGTGCCTGCAAACTATTATTACACATTGGGTGATGCTTACAGATTAAAAAAAATACCTGGTGATGCAATGACTGCTTATGATAAAGCTTTGCCTTTAGCTAAAAATAAAGCTTCGGTTTACACAAGAATCGGAACACTTTGGATGGCTGCTCAACAATGGCAACAAGCGAAGACAAGCATAGAAAAAGCAATTGCTACGGATGCTACTTATGCGCCTGCATACAAAGCTTTAGCGGCTTACAATATTAAATATCAAGAGAATGCAAAGGCAACTCAAGATTTGATTAATTATACAAAATATGCTGATGAAGATCCGTATACTCAATTGGAGATTGCTAAATTGTATTTTACCAACGAAGATTATGCTAACTCAAAGGCGATTTTAGATAAGATTTTTGATAAAGTTGATGATCCTATCAAATTTAAATTAAGATCTTACGTGAACTATGCAGATGGTCAGTACGCCGAAGCAAAACAAAATATGGATACATTTGTTTCTAAAGCAGAAAAATCTAGAGTACAACCTGCAGATCAGGGTTTGCAAGGTCTTATCGCAGCTGGTTTAGCAAAGACTGAAACCGATGCAGCTAAGAAAGCGGCTTTAACTGCAGAATCTCAGCAAAAAATTGCGATTGCAAAAGCAGCTAAAGATGAAACATTGAAATGGGACATGGAATTGGCTAAAATCAGTGGTGGAGGAGCTGCTTCTCAATCATCTGTTGATGCAGGACCTACAAATCCGCAAATCGAAGCATTGAAAAAACAAGTTGCAGCGAACGCTCAAGATTCTGATGCATTGTATAAATTAGCAACAGCGTACCAAGATGCAAAGAATTGGAACGGTGCAATTATGACTTGGCAAAAAATGAGTGCGATCTTACCAGATTGGGCTCCTGCTTATTACAGTTTAGGATACGCTTATCAACAAGCTACAAACAATGATGCTGCAAAAATTTCTTACGAGAAATATATTGCGACTGTAAAGCCTGAAGAAGTAGAAGCTAACAAGCAAACTTTAGCTTACGCTTACTTTGCAGTGGCATATTTGTCTAAAGATTCTGATGTTGCAAAAGCAAAAGACTATGCTGCTAAATCTGTTCAATTAGATCCTACGTATCAGGATGCTGTAAAATTGAATGCAGAGATTAATAAATAA
- the bshB1 gene encoding bacillithiol biosynthesis deacetylase BshB1: MKTDILAFGAHPDDVELGCGGTIAKLISEGKTCVIVDLTKGELGTRGTDETRKEEATEAAKILGVSARENLGMKDGFLVNSEEYQMEIVKMIRKYRPEIVLANAIDDRHPDHAKAAKLVSDACFLAGLRKIETTHEGARQEVWRPKQIFHYIQWKDIKPEFVIDISEHLEKKLEACMAFKTQFYDPSSTEPVTPIATKDFYESLTYRAQDLGRLSGVAYAEGFTIEKLLALKNFEGIVL, translated from the coding sequence ATGAAAACAGATATACTAGCTTTTGGTGCCCATCCGGATGATGTTGAATTGGGTTGTGGCGGAACGATTGCCAAATTAATTTCAGAAGGTAAAACCTGCGTTATTGTAGATCTTACGAAAGGTGAACTGGGAACCCGCGGAACTGATGAGACAAGAAAAGAAGAAGCCACTGAAGCAGCAAAAATACTAGGAGTATCAGCGAGAGAAAATCTTGGGATGAAAGATGGTTTTTTGGTGAATTCTGAAGAATATCAAATGGAGATTGTAAAAATGATCCGTAAATACCGTCCAGAAATCGTTTTAGCCAATGCGATTGATGATAGACATCCTGATCATGCAAAAGCGGCAAAATTAGTGTCTGATGCATGCTTTTTAGCTGGTTTGAGAAAGATAGAAACTACTCACGAAGGAGCAAGACAAGAAGTATGGAGACCAAAACAGATTTTTCACTACATCCAATGGAAAGATATCAAACCGGAATTCGTTATAGATATATCTGAACACCTTGAAAAGAAATTGGAAGCATGTATGGCATTTAAAACGCAGTTTTACGACCCTTCTTCTACAGAACCAGTAACTCCAATTGCCACAAAAGACTTTTACGAAAGCCTTACCTACAGAGCTCAAGATCTTGGAAGATTGTCTGGCGTAGCCTATGCAGAGGGCTTTACCATAGAAAAATTACTTGCTTTGAAAAATTTTGAAGGAATTGTTTTGTAA
- a CDS encoding DUF3276 family protein encodes MSEYKERHENEIFTKVLKAGRRTYFFDVRETKAGDYYLTITESKKNFGENGEATFEKHKIYLYKEDFKSFQEMFNESTDFIINEKGEDVISEKHDKDFKSRTYTIDSDEEI; translated from the coding sequence ATGAGTGAATACAAGGAACGCCATGAGAATGAAATTTTCACTAAGGTGTTAAAAGCAGGAAGAAGAACTTATTTCTTTGATGTGCGCGAGACGAAAGCAGGAGATTATTATCTTACAATTACCGAAAGCAAAAAGAATTTCGGAGAGAATGGAGAGGCTACATTCGAGAAGCATAAAATTTACCTTTATAAGGAAGATTTTAAAAGTTTTCAGGAGATGTTTAATGAATCTACAGATTTTATCATCAATGAAAAAGGAGAAGATGTAATATCTGAAAAACATGATAAAGATTTCAAAAGCAGAACATACACTATCGATTCTGACGAAGAAATTTAA